Proteins from a genomic interval of Oncorhynchus clarkii lewisi isolate Uvic-CL-2024 unplaced genomic scaffold, UVic_Ocla_1.0 unplaced_contig_14137_pilon_pilon, whole genome shotgun sequence:
- the LOC139401965 gene encoding arf-GAP with dual PH domain-containing protein 1-like, translating into HTEGFKKRWFTLDHRRLMYYKDPLDAFAKGEAFLGHQDHGYRASPGLPAGTHCNGAWQHGITIVTPERSFLFTCETEVEQQDWLKHFNDVISIQMSPQEYSMEAMFRHKH; encoded by the exons cataCAGAAGGGTTTAAGAAGCGTTGGTTCACCCTGGACCACAGACGTCTCATGTACTACAAAGATCCCCTG GATGCCTTTGCCAAGGGTGAGGCATTCCTAGGGCACCAAGACCATGGTTACAGAGCTAGCCCTGGCCTTCCCGCCGGAACCCACTGCAACGGCGCCTGGCAACACGGCATCACCATAGTAACACCTGAGCGCAGCTTCCTGTTTACCTGCGAGACGGAAGTTGAGCAACAGGATTGGCTGAAACACTTCAATGATGTCATCAGCATCCAGATGTCCCCTCAGGAGTACTCCA TGGAGGCTATGTTCAGACACAAGCATTGA
- the LOC139401964 gene encoding urotensin-2 receptor-like — translation MNSNLSPTMNQSQTPIVTSISPQSGHGSGGSGGVSGGGSSGGGGLWVTSLLGATLLIMLAMGVAGNIYTLFIMRSAALRRSGSMYVYILNLALADLLYLSTIPFVICTYFAHDWLFGEAGCRVLLSLDLLTMHASVFVLVAMSLERYRAVAKPFDARRSSTRGRKVVAAVIWFAAFVLTLPMMIMIRLREGKWNAAGNAKRICYPTWTQEAFKAYLTVLFLTSVLVPGLVIVGLYAGLARRYWTAQASLGRSSRSARRRGLNQKVVTMIFCIIVAYWVCFLPFWGWQLAQLFSPQSLGALSPATHSYMNFFVTCLTYGNSCINPLLYTLLTRNYKDYLAQKGQSTGSSRGDPAAGAPLQDL, via the coding sequence ATGAACTCAAACCTTTCCCCAACGATGAACCAGAGCCAGACACCCATCGTGACCTCCATCTCACCCCAGTCAGGGCATGGTTCTGGGGGCTCGGGCGGTGTCTCTGGAGGGGGTAGCTCCGGGGGTGGGGGTTTGTGGGTGACCTCTCTCCTCGGCGCTACCCTCCTAATCATGCTCGCCATGGGGGTGGCGGGTAACATCTACACCCTCTTCATCATGCGTTCCGCGGCTCTCCGCCGATCCGGCTCTATGTACGTCTATATACTCAACCTTGCCCTCGCcgacctcctctacctctctacgATCCCATTCGTCATCTGCACCTACTTTGCTCACGATTGGTTGTTCGGCGAGGCCGGTTGCCGGGTCCTCCTGAGTCTCGATCTCCTCACCATGCACGCCAGCGTCTTCGTCCTGGTCGCCATGTCGTTGGAGCGCTACCGGGCCGTGGCGAAGCCGTTTGACGCCCGGCGATCCAGCACGCGGGGACGGAAGGTAGTGGCGGCCGTCATCTGGTTCGCGGCGTTTGTCCTGACACTACCCATGATGATTATGATACGGCTGAGGGAAGGGAAGTGGAACGCGGCCGGGAACGCCAAGCGGATCTGTTACCCGACGTGGACCCAAGAGGCCTTCAAGGCCTACCTCACCGTCCTGTTCCTGACCAGCGTCCTCGTACCCGGTTTAGTCATTGTTGGTCTCTACGCTGGCCTAGCACGTCGCTATTGGACTGCTCAGGCTAGCTTGGGACGAAGCAGCCGTTCAGCGAGAAGACGAGGCTTAAATCAAAAGGTTGTAACAATGATTTTTTGTATCATTGTAGCGTACTGGGTGTGTTTCCTGCCTTTCTGGGGGTGGCAGTTGGCACAGTTATTTTCCCCGCAGTCCCTCGGGGCTCTGTCTCCTGCCACTCACAGTTACATGAATTTCTTTGTAACGTGTCTGACCTATGGGAATAGCTGCATTAACCCTTTGTTGTACACCCTCCTGACCCGGAACTATAAGGACTATCTGGCTCAGAAGGGTCAGAGCACAGGGTCAAGTAGGGGAGACCCGGCAGCCGGAGCACCCCTACAGGATCTATAA
- the LOC139401963 gene encoding galectin-2-like, whose translation MTFRVENMSFKQGQEMTFTGKTKSGASNFTINIGHDSDNYALHFNPRFSHGHIVCNSLSGGSWGDELKEGHFPFQDGEQFKLVLNFTNEQFYIKLPDGHMMDFPNRLGDCKYKHIMVDGDVKVISFKIK comes from the exons ATG ACGTTCCGTGTGGAAAACATGTCCTTCAAGCAGGGTCAGGAGATGACGTTCACAGGGAAGACCAAGTCTGGAGCCTCTAA TTTCACCATCAACATCGGCCACGACAGTGACAACTACGCCCTCCACTTCAACCCTCGTTTCAGCCACGGGCACATCGTGTGTAACTCTCTGTCTGGAGGAAGCTGGGGAGACGAACTCAAGGAAGGTCACTTCCCCTTCCAGGATGGAGAGCagttcaag CTGGTCCTCAACTTCACCAATGAGCAGTTCTACATCAAGCTGCCAGACGGTCACATGATGGACTTCCCCAATCGCCTTGGCGACTGCAAGTACAAACACATCATGGTTGACGGAGATGTCAAGGTCATCAGCTTCAAGATCAAATAG